Proteins from one Deinococcus sp. AB2017081 genomic window:
- a CDS encoding rhodanese-like domain-containing protein, with the protein MIAFFRNLVSGLQGPPSLSPQEAQALVTSGAVLLDVRSAAERKALSIPGSTHIPLGDLPARLTTLPKGRIIVCQCASGARSAQATRLLTDAGLDARNLGGGITAWRGAGLPTR; encoded by the coding sequence ATGATCGCATTCTTCAGGAACCTCGTGAGCGGCCTCCAGGGCCCACCGTCCCTCAGCCCGCAGGAAGCACAGGCGCTCGTGACGTCCGGCGCGGTGCTGCTCGACGTCCGCAGCGCCGCCGAACGTAAGGCGCTGTCCATTCCCGGCAGCACGCACATTCCCCTGGGCGACCTGCCCGCCAGGCTGACCACCCTCCCGAAGGGCAGGATCATCGTGTGCCAGTGCGCCAGCGGTGCGCGCAGCGCCCAGGCGACCCGCCTCCTCACGGACGCCGGCCTGGATGCCCGCAACCTCGGCGGCGGGATCACCGCATGGCGCGGCGCGGGCCTGCCCACCAGGTAG
- a CDS encoding CopZ family metallochaperone — protein sequence MTTPTTELNITGMTCGHCVKAVEGALRAIPGVQAVTVDLAGGRATVQGDADRNAMLAAVTEEGYSAQVAGA from the coding sequence ATGACGACCCCCACCACCGAACTGAACATCACCGGCATGACCTGCGGCCACTGCGTGAAGGCCGTCGAGGGGGCCCTGAGGGCCATCCCCGGCGTGCAGGCCGTGACCGTCGACCTCGCCGGCGGCCGCGCCACCGTGCAGGGCGACGCCGACCGGAACGCCATGCTGGCCGCCGTGACGGAAGAGGGCTACTCGGCCCAGGTCGCCGGAGCATGA
- a CDS encoding uroporphyrinogen-III synthase, translating to MDWFGGLKVLSLESRRSEEMATLIEKYGGHATVAPSMREQKLDLTQPLAAFERDLRGGMIHALACMTGVGTRLFLRELVARDPALLDLLRDVPLIARGSKPLQALKEFGLTGVNVPRPHTWQEVMEALSARLERGQHAVILEYGEATPTAMLRELGYVGIRVSSVPVYRCAFPLDTAPLAQAVRDVVLGGPDILLLSSGTQILHFLKYAEKMGLLDETRAALNRLVLVSIGPACSEAAADLGLRIDLEANPHKMGILVRTAAEHAPGIIAERTLRKTG from the coding sequence ATGGATTGGTTCGGCGGTCTGAAGGTTCTGAGCCTGGAATCCCGGCGCAGCGAGGAGATGGCCACGCTGATCGAGAAGTACGGCGGTCACGCCACCGTGGCCCCCAGCATGCGCGAGCAGAAGCTGGATCTGACCCAGCCGCTGGCCGCCTTCGAGCGGGACCTGCGCGGCGGCATGATCCACGCGCTCGCGTGCATGACCGGCGTGGGCACGCGGCTGTTCCTGCGGGAACTCGTGGCCCGCGACCCCGCGCTGCTGGATCTCCTGAGGGACGTGCCGCTGATCGCGCGCGGCAGCAAGCCCCTGCAGGCGCTCAAGGAGTTCGGGCTGACCGGCGTGAATGTGCCCCGCCCGCACACCTGGCAGGAGGTCATGGAGGCCCTGAGTGCGCGCCTGGAACGCGGTCAGCACGCCGTGATCCTGGAGTACGGCGAGGCCACGCCCACCGCCATGCTGCGCGAACTCGGCTACGTCGGGATCCGCGTGAGCTCGGTGCCCGTGTACCGCTGCGCGTTCCCGCTCGACACCGCGCCGCTCGCGCAGGCCGTGCGCGACGTGGTGCTGGGGGGCCCCGACATCCTGCTGCTGTCCAGCGGCACGCAGATCCTGCACTTCCTGAAATACGCCGAGAAGATGGGCCTGCTCGACGAGACCCGCGCCGCCCTGAACCGTCTGGTGCTCGTGAGCATCGGCCCGGCGTGCAGCGAGGCCGCGGCCGACCTGGGCCTGCGCATCGACCTGGAGGCCAACCCGCACAAGATGGGCATCCTGGTGCGCACCGCCGCCGAGCACGCGCCGGGCATCATCGCCGAGCGGACGCTGCGCAAGACCGGCTGA
- a CDS encoding rhodanese-like domain-containing protein, with amino-acid sequence MSYTDIFTAELDATLRDGAALYDVREPGEYTQGHLPGAINIPLSELQGREGEIQTPAVIVCLSGGRSAQVASYLATQGRTGVMNLSGGTLGWMREGREIRTGDQP; translated from the coding sequence ATGAGCTACACAGACATCTTCACCGCTGAACTCGACGCCACCCTCCGTGACGGAGCCGCCCTGTACGACGTCCGGGAACCGGGCGAGTACACGCAGGGCCACCTCCCCGGCGCGATCAACATCCCCCTCTCCGAACTCCAGGGCCGCGAGGGCGAGATCCAGACCCCCGCCGTGATCGTGTGCCTCAGCGGCGGGCGCAGTGCCCAGGTGGCCTCATACCTGGCCACGCAGGGCCGGACGGGCGTGATGAACCTCTCTGGCGGCACGCTGGGCTGGATGCGCGAGGGCCGCGAGATCCGCACCGGCGACCAGCCGTGA
- the hisIE gene encoding bifunctional phosphoribosyl-AMP cyclohydrolase/phosphoribosyl-ATP diphosphatase HisIE, translated as MSAALDDVRFGADGLVAVVTQDARTGAVLMQAYADRAAIERTLSTREATYWSRSRGEQWVKGATSGHTQRVVDVQLDCDGDSVLYRVEQTGPACHTGEYSCFHRPLLDGTAPAAGLDGTLERVYATISERLATLPENSYVARLHAGGIDRVLKKISEEAGEVLLAAKNADRAELATEAADLMFHLLFALAEVGVSPGDVAAVLQAREGKTGLKGPKEVG; from the coding sequence GTGAGCGCCGCGCTGGACGACGTGCGCTTCGGCGCGGACGGCCTCGTGGCGGTCGTCACGCAGGACGCACGCACCGGCGCGGTGCTGATGCAGGCGTACGCCGACCGGGCCGCGATCGAGCGCACCCTGAGCACGCGCGAGGCCACGTACTGGTCGCGCTCGCGTGGCGAGCAGTGGGTCAAGGGCGCGACGAGCGGCCACACCCAGCGCGTCGTGGACGTGCAGCTCGACTGCGACGGCGACAGCGTCCTGTACCGCGTCGAGCAGACGGGGCCGGCATGCCACACCGGCGAGTACTCCTGCTTCCACCGCCCCCTGCTGGACGGCACCGCGCCCGCCGCCGGCCTGGACGGCACGCTGGAACGCGTGTACGCCACGATCTCCGAGCGTCTCGCCACGCTGCCAGAAAACAGTTACGTGGCGAGATTGCACGCCGGCGGCATTGACCGCGTGCTGAAGAAGATCAGTGAGGAGGCTGGCGAGGTGCTCCTGGCCGCCAAGAACGCCGACCGCGCCGAACTCGCCACCGAGGCCGCCGACCTGATGTTCCACCTGCTGTTCGCCCTGGCCGAGGTCGGCGTGTCCCCCGGCGACGTCGCGGCCGTACTCCAGGCCCGTGAGGGGAAGACCGGACTCAAGGGGCCTAAAGAAGTGGGATAG
- a CDS encoding metal-sensitive transcriptional regulator encodes MSADTAPHCHVEGKLCMPEDARKRASRRLSIARGHLESIVRMLDDEDVYCVDVLRQIKAVQGALSGATEVVLRGHLEAHVATAHERGDTVEIVEELMAALKYA; translated from the coding sequence ATGAGCGCCGACACCGCCCCGCACTGCCACGTGGAAGGCAAGCTGTGCATGCCCGAGGACGCCCGCAAGCGCGCCAGCCGCCGCCTGAGCATCGCGCGCGGCCATCTGGAGAGCATCGTCCGGATGCTCGACGACGAGGACGTGTACTGCGTGGACGTCCTGCGGCAGATCAAGGCCGTGCAGGGCGCGCTGAGCGGCGCGACGGAGGTCGTGCTGCGCGGTCACCTCGAGGCGCACGTGGCGACCGCCCACGAGCGCGGCGACACCGTGGAGATCGTCGAGGAACTCATGGCGGCGTTGAAGTACGCGTAG
- the hisF gene encoding imidazole glycerol phosphate synthase subunit HisF produces MLTKRIIPCLDVQSGRVVKNVRFFEDHRDAGDPLTLAQAYEAQQADELVFYDITATHEGRSLMLDVAAQVAEQVMMPLTIGGGVNALSDFRSLLLAGADKISVNSGALTRPELIREASDHHGAQCVMLSIDAKRRPDGSGWNVHRAGGRVDTGRDLIEWAVTGQTLGAGEICLNIMDADGTRAGFDLEATRAVSQAVDLPVIASGGAGRLEDFRDVLLGGPDGGHADAALAASVFHFGELTVPQVKAYLHGQGVPVRPEWRDA; encoded by the coding sequence ATGCTGACCAAGCGCATCATTCCCTGCCTGGACGTGCAGAGCGGCCGGGTGGTGAAGAACGTCCGCTTCTTCGAGGACCACCGCGACGCCGGCGATCCGCTGACCCTGGCCCAGGCCTACGAGGCGCAGCAGGCCGACGAACTGGTGTTCTACGACATCACCGCCACCCATGAGGGCCGTTCACTGATGCTGGACGTGGCCGCGCAGGTCGCCGAGCAGGTGATGATGCCCCTGACCATCGGCGGCGGCGTCAATGCCCTGTCCGATTTCCGCTCGCTGCTGCTGGCCGGCGCGGACAAGATCAGCGTGAACTCCGGCGCGCTCACCCGCCCGGAGCTGATCCGCGAGGCCAGCGACCACCACGGCGCGCAGTGCGTGATGCTCTCCATCGACGCCAAGCGCCGCCCGGACGGCAGCGGCTGGAACGTGCACCGCGCCGGCGGCCGCGTGGACACCGGCCGCGACCTGATCGAGTGGGCCGTGACGGGCCAGACCCTCGGCGCGGGCGAGATCTGCCTGAACATCATGGACGCCGACGGCACCCGCGCCGGCTTCGACCTGGAGGCCACGCGCGCCGTGTCGCAGGCCGTGGATCTCCCCGTGATCGCCTCGGGCGGCGCGGGCAGGCTGGAAGACTTCCGCGACGTGCTGCTCGGCGGCCCGGACGGCGGGCACGCGGACGCCGCCCTGGCCGCCAGCGTGTTCCACTTCGGGGAGCTGACGGTGCCGCAGGTGAAGGCGTACCTGCACGGCCAGGGCGTCCCGGTGCGTCCCGAATGGAGGGACGCGTGA
- a CDS encoding MBL fold metallo-hydrolase: MYFERFYDPDLAQASYLLGCQKTGESLVIDPVRDIGIYTRAAAAQGLRITHVTETHIHADYLSGSRELTASAGAQLLLSGEGGPEWAYAFPHTGLHHGDAFMVGNLRVEVLHTPGHTPESVSFLLTDTPRGDTPVMVFTGDSVFVGDLGRPDLLDEAAGGADTRYAGARQLFASLRDTFLTLPDFVQVWPGHGAGSACGKALGAVPSTTVGYERALSWWAPLVQTGHEQAFTDELLSGQPDAPLYYGRMKVQNRAGPALLGDVRPLPRLDAATVHERLEAGARLIDTRPRAEHHASAPTGSVNLPDGNTLETWAGWLLDPARDYVLLATPERAEALRRRLWMVGIDRVVGFTATADGLDAQPAPPLPASELARHDGALILDVRRKTEYDAGHLPGARHLHAGRLPWALDTLPRDREIVVHCQGGARSAAAASLLRAEGFHVSELAGGYDAWAAAQARDPHPI, from the coding sequence ATGTACTTCGAACGCTTCTACGATCCGGATCTGGCCCAGGCGTCCTACCTGCTCGGGTGCCAGAAGACCGGCGAGAGTCTGGTCATCGATCCCGTCCGCGACATCGGCATCTACACGCGCGCTGCCGCCGCGCAGGGCCTGCGGATCACGCACGTCACCGAGACGCACATCCACGCCGACTACCTGAGCGGCAGCCGCGAACTCACCGCGTCTGCGGGCGCGCAGCTCCTGCTCTCCGGCGAGGGCGGCCCGGAGTGGGCGTACGCCTTCCCGCACACCGGCCTGCACCACGGCGACGCGTTCATGGTCGGCAACCTGCGCGTGGAGGTGCTGCACACGCCCGGCCACACGCCGGAGAGCGTGTCGTTCCTGCTCACCGATACCCCCCGGGGGGACACGCCGGTCATGGTCTTCACCGGCGACTCCGTGTTCGTCGGCGACCTCGGCCGCCCCGACCTGCTCGACGAGGCCGCGGGCGGCGCGGACACCCGCTACGCCGGCGCACGGCAGCTGTTCGCGTCCCTGCGCGACACCTTCCTGACCCTGCCGGACTTCGTGCAGGTCTGGCCCGGTCACGGCGCGGGCAGCGCGTGCGGCAAGGCGCTGGGCGCGGTGCCGAGCACGACCGTCGGCTACGAACGCGCCCTGAGCTGGTGGGCCCCGCTGGTGCAGACCGGGCACGAGCAGGCCTTCACGGACGAACTGCTGTCCGGCCAGCCCGACGCGCCCCTGTACTACGGCCGCATGAAGGTGCAGAACCGCGCCGGCCCCGCCCTGCTGGGCGACGTGCGCCCCCTGCCCCGGCTGGACGCCGCCACCGTGCACGAGCGCCTGGAGGCCGGCGCGCGCCTCATCGACACCCGCCCACGCGCCGAGCACCACGCCAGCGCGCCCACCGGCAGCGTGAACCTCCCCGACGGGAACACGCTGGAGACCTGGGCCGGCTGGCTCCTCGACCCCGCCCGTGATTACGTGCTGCTGGCGACGCCGGAACGCGCCGAGGCCCTGCGCCGCCGGCTGTGGATGGTCGGCATCGACCGCGTGGTGGGCTTCACTGCGACTGCCGACGGCCTGGACGCCCAGCCCGCGCCGCCCCTCCCGGCCAGTGAGCTGGCGCGGCACGACGGTGCGCTGATCCTCGACGTGCGGAGGAAGACCGAATACGACGCCGGCCACCTCCCCGGCGCGCGGCACCTGCACGCGGGCCGTCTGCCGTGGGCGCTGGACACGCTGCCCCGTGACCGGGAGATCGTCGTGCACTGCCAGGGCGGAGCGCGCAGTGCCGCCGCCGCGAGCCTGCTGCGCGCCGAGGGCTTCCACGTCAGCGAACTCGCCGGCGGGTACGACGCGTGGGCGGCGGCCCAGGCCCGCGACCCGCACCCCATCTGA
- a CDS encoding DUF305 domain-containing protein, giving the protein MIRTLTLALLLTGAALAGGGGAPMAGGMGSMDHGAHGMAGMDMPMSMQAMGEQMTAELRPLRGRAFNVRFAQLMADHHQAAIDMARMEVMRGQDARVKAAAQQVIAAQEQEIATMTGWIRAWTGQDYTPKGMGMDMEVMGSVDRWFLTGMIPHHRGAIAMAKLAPTHTQDMQVRALAADIIRAQQAEITQYTAWQRVVK; this is encoded by the coding sequence ATGATCCGCACCCTGACCCTGGCCCTGCTGCTGACCGGCGCGGCCCTCGCGGGCGGGGGCGGGGCCCCCATGGCAGGCGGCATGGGGAGCATGGATCACGGAGCGCACGGCATGGCGGGCATGGACATGCCCATGAGCATGCAGGCCATGGGCGAACAGATGACCGCCGAACTCCGCCCCCTGCGCGGCCGGGCCTTCAACGTCCGCTTCGCGCAGCTCATGGCCGACCACCATCAGGCCGCCATCGACATGGCCCGCATGGAGGTCATGCGCGGCCAGGACGCCCGCGTGAAGGCCGCCGCGCAGCAGGTCATCGCCGCACAGGAGCAGGAGATCGCCACCATGACCGGCTGGATCAGGGCGTGGACGGGCCAGGACTACACCCCGAAGGGCATGGGGATGGACATGGAGGTCATGGGCAGCGTGGATCGCTGGTTTCTGACCGGCATGATCCCCCACCACCGTGGTGCGATCGCCATGGCGAAGCTCGCGCCCACGCACACGCAGGACATGCAGGTGCGCGCCCTGGCCGCCGACATCATCCGCGCGCAGCAGGCCGAGATCACGCAGTACACGGCGTGGCAAAGGGTCGTGAAATGA
- the nirD gene encoding nitrite reductase small subunit NirD, which translates to MTLMSSPPSSAPSSSWTAVCALRDILPGLGVCALVNGEQVAVFHVAGRVYAVGNRDPRTGANVISRGLTGSYTKGGETRVKVASPLLKNAFDLATGESLDDPATALPTYPVRVEGGDVWIGSAV; encoded by the coding sequence ATGACCCTGATGTCCTCTCCCCCGTCCTCCGCGCCGTCGTCCTCGTGGACGGCCGTGTGCGCCCTGCGCGACATCCTGCCCGGCCTGGGCGTGTGTGCCCTCGTGAACGGCGAGCAGGTCGCCGTGTTCCACGTCGCCGGCCGAGTGTACGCCGTCGGCAACCGCGATCCCCGCACCGGCGCGAACGTCATCTCGCGCGGCCTGACCGGCAGCTACACGAAGGGCGGCGAGACGCGCGTGAAGGTCGCCTCGCCGCTGCTGAAGAACGCCTTCGATCTCGCGACCGGCGAGTCCCTCGACGACCCGGCCACCGCGCTTCCCACGTACCCGGTGCGGGTGGAGGGAGGTGACGTATGGATTGGTTCGGCGGTCTGA
- a CDS encoding response regulator, which yields MKTRRILLVDDNPNDLELAMNAFGEMGSDGIDYQVGVASSGVEAISIIRDALRRGTEHLPDLILLDLKMPQMDGLAVLDAIRAEEELRTIPVVMLTTSGEDRDIRDSYAHGASAYVIKPLDFTQFREAMHTIRSFWTNLNRHPRLN from the coding sequence GTGAAGACCCGCAGGATCCTGCTCGTAGACGACAACCCGAATGATCTGGAACTGGCGATGAACGCGTTCGGCGAGATGGGCAGTGACGGCATCGATTATCAGGTCGGTGTGGCCAGCAGCGGCGTCGAGGCCATCTCGATCATCCGGGACGCGCTGAGACGCGGCACCGAGCACCTGCCGGACCTGATCCTGCTGGATCTCAAGATGCCCCAGATGGACGGTCTGGCCGTGCTGGACGCCATCCGTGCCGAGGAAGAGCTGCGTACCATTCCGGTCGTGATGCTCACCACCAGCGGGGAAGACCGGGACATCCGCGATTCCTATGCCCACGGCGCGAGTGCCTACGTGATCAAGCCGCTGGACTTCACCCAGTTCCGCGAGGCCATGCACACCATCCGCTCGTTCTGGACGAATCTGAACCGGCACCCGCGCCTGAACTGA
- a CDS encoding DUF72 domain-containing protein has protein sequence MRVYIGCGGYSNDDWAAPGLIYEGVRKDAYLDTYARHFDAVELNSSFYAIPGLKAFEGMARKSGGRTRFAVKLNKAFTHDRAPTDVDYDRMLQSPEPLREAGMMGPYLAQFPFSFHRTAENRKYLLMLAERFAGHELAVELRHASWDKPEVRDGMGEYGLIWVSPDYPPVGGMPEPQVHVTGDVGYLRLHGRNAGSWWEGTSAAERHDYRYTRAEMDEWAEKIAVVNDDLSELYVFFQNTTKGHALKNIPMLRDALNARGVPVQTPDPGDDGRLL, from the coding sequence ATGCGCGTGTACATCGGCTGCGGCGGCTACAGCAACGACGACTGGGCGGCCCCGGGCCTGATCTACGAGGGCGTGAGGAAAGACGCCTACCTCGACACGTATGCCCGCCACTTCGATGCGGTGGAACTCAACAGTTCCTTCTACGCCATTCCTGGCCTGAAGGCCTTCGAGGGTATGGCCCGCAAGAGCGGCGGGCGTACCCGCTTCGCCGTGAAGCTCAACAAGGCCTTCACCCATGACCGCGCGCCCACCGATGTGGACTACGACCGCATGCTCCAGAGCCCCGAACCGCTGCGCGAGGCCGGGATGATGGGGCCGTACCTGGCGCAGTTTCCGTTTTCCTTTCACCGCACCGCCGAGAACCGCAAGTACCTGCTGATGCTCGCCGAACGCTTCGCCGGACATGAACTGGCCGTGGAACTCCGGCATGCCAGCTGGGATAAACCCGAAGTCCGGGACGGCATGGGCGAGTACGGCCTGATCTGGGTCAGTCCGGACTATCCGCCGGTGGGCGGCATGCCCGAACCGCAGGTGCACGTGACCGGCGATGTCGGATACCTGCGGCTGCACGGCCGCAATGCGGGCAGCTGGTGGGAAGGCACGAGCGCCGCCGAACGCCACGACTACCGGTACACCCGCGCCGAGATGGACGAGTGGGCCGAGAAGATCGCGGTCGTGAACGATGATCTGAGCGAGCTGTACGTGTTCTTTCAGAACACGACGAAGGGCCACGCCCTGAAGAACATCCCCATGCTGCGTGACGCCCTGAACGCCCGTGGTGTGCCGGTGCAGACCCCGGATCCCGGCGATGACGGGCGACTGCTGTAG
- a CDS encoding metal-sensitive transcriptional regulator codes for MTTPPTPPPLSDTDERVLKRLRRIEGQVRGLQRMIEEGRDCHDILIQLSGVRSALDAAGEQILEQYASGCRAHPGEKVTPQDVVRAVKLLRG; via the coding sequence ATGACGACCCCGCCCACTCCCCCACCCCTCAGCGACACGGACGAACGGGTTCTCAAGCGGCTTCGCCGTATCGAGGGCCAGGTGCGCGGCCTGCAGCGCATGATCGAGGAAGGCCGCGACTGCCACGACATCCTGATCCAGCTCTCTGGCGTGCGCAGTGCCCTGGACGCCGCCGGCGAGCAGATCCTTGAACAGTACGCGTCCGGCTGCCGCGCCCACCCCGGCGAGAAGGTCACCCCACAGGACGTCGTCCGCGCCGTGAAGCTCCTGCGCGGGTAG
- the trxA gene encoding thioredoxin produces the protein MSDILTCAQCGAKNRVQTVPAGQVPACARCGANLPWLHDGTDDSFAADIVAGVPVIVDFWAPWCGPCRVVGPVLEQIAREQAGKVRVVKVNVDENPRTPGSFQVQGIPTMIVFKDGQPVERIVGAVPKGEIERTLAAVQAG, from the coding sequence ATGAGCGACATCCTGACCTGCGCCCAGTGCGGCGCGAAGAACCGCGTGCAGACTGTTCCGGCCGGGCAGGTGCCGGCGTGCGCCCGCTGCGGCGCGAACCTGCCGTGGCTGCACGACGGCACGGACGACAGCTTCGCCGCCGACATCGTGGCGGGCGTGCCGGTCATCGTGGACTTCTGGGCCCCGTGGTGCGGGCCGTGCCGCGTGGTCGGGCCGGTGCTGGAGCAGATCGCCCGCGAGCAGGCCGGGAAGGTGCGCGTGGTGAAGGTCAACGTGGACGAGAACCCCCGCACGCCCGGATCGTTCCAGGTGCAGGGCATTCCCACCATGATCGTGTTCAAGGACGGGCAGCCCGTGGAGCGCATCGTGGGCGCGGTGCCCAAGGGCGAGATCGAGCGGACACTGGCGGCCGTCCAGGCGGGCTGA